One part of the Saprospiraceae bacterium genome encodes these proteins:
- the mnmD gene encoding tRNA (5-methylaminomethyl-2-thiouridine)(34)-methyltransferase MnmD, producing MDRRIIISTQDGSDSIFDPAHNVHFHSIYGALTESKHVFIRNGLALASIGKSELKILEMGFGSGLNAFLSFIYSKENNLKIEYTALENEPLSLDLAIQLNYPMLLKSEEIEPAFEEFHRCGWDSKIILSDHFSLTKLNCDLENFESNEFFDLIYFDAFAPETHSNQWSLDIFQKLFQSTSIGGILVTYCAKGSVKRKLKEVGYKIESPPGPPGKREMTRAIKYN from the coding sequence ATGGATAGGCGAATAATTATTTCTACCCAGGATGGCTCGGATAGCATATTTGATCCGGCGCATAATGTCCATTTTCACTCCATTTATGGTGCATTGACAGAAAGTAAACATGTGTTTATCAGAAACGGCTTAGCATTGGCAAGTATCGGTAAATCTGAGCTTAAAATACTTGAAATGGGTTTTGGTTCTGGCTTAAATGCTTTTCTTAGTTTTATATATTCGAAGGAAAATAATTTAAAAATTGAATATACTGCTTTAGAAAATGAACCGTTAAGCCTGGATTTAGCGATTCAATTAAATTATCCAATGCTTTTAAAATCTGAAGAAATTGAACCAGCATTCGAAGAATTTCATCGTTGTGGTTGGGATTCTAAGATTATTCTAAGTGATCATTTTAGCTTGACAAAATTGAATTGTGATTTGGAAAATTTTGAATCGAATGAATTTTTTGATTTAATTTACTTTGATGCATTTGCTCCGGAAACACATTCAAATCAATGGAGTTTAGACATTTTTCAAAAGCTATTCCAGAGTACTTCAATAGGCGGCATTTTAGTTACTTATTGTGCTAAAGGATCTGTAAAACGGAAATTAAAAGAAGTTGGTTATAAAATTGAATCCCCTCCTGGTCCGCCTGGAAAAAGGGAAATGACTCGAGCTATTAAATACAATTGA
- a CDS encoding TlpA family protein disulfide reductase, translated as MIRFKFIILLFWTAILYNSCITIPNQHKGFPPGIWRGIIYIDEFKDLIVTQGRNEVVTRDVNYESKSKFVPFNFRIHKDSLGNPVLTVLNGDEQIIFKDISFGKDRRTGDDTFKINLTPYDACLKGVFQEDKMRGYFIVNDKKDYYMPFEARYGQAHRFTKVPEKATVDLNGTYQVVFSDTTKDRFDAVGEFIQQDQKLTGTFRTETGDFRYLEGVVEGNKFALSCFDGAHAFLFEGELSGDSISGMYYSGKHFKTNWHGHKTRNGILKAADASSYSKQSLNDFLFKFSTPEGKVIDFASKELSNKVKIVQIMGSWCPNCKDESIFLNSLITENKFSDLYIVGLAFERYADKEKAMNRIKNFKTSMNLNYEIAYGGLANRDSAAMVLPQLSGISAYPTTLFVDRQNKIYKVHTGFEGPATSKYEDYKKEFLETLNTLLNSK; from the coding sequence ATGATTAGATTTAAATTTATTATACTTCTTTTTTGGACTGCAATCTTATATAATTCATGTATTACAATTCCCAATCAACATAAAGGTTTTCCACCGGGAATTTGGAGAGGAATTATTTATATAGATGAATTTAAAGATTTGATTGTTACCCAAGGAAGAAATGAAGTGGTTACCCGGGATGTGAATTATGAGTCTAAATCAAAGTTTGTTCCATTTAATTTTAGAATTCATAAAGATTCTTTAGGCAATCCAGTTTTAACCGTATTAAATGGTGATGAACAAATTATTTTTAAAGATATTAGTTTTGGTAAAGATCGTCGTACAGGTGATGATACTTTTAAAATCAACTTAACACCATACGATGCTTGTCTTAAAGGGGTTTTTCAAGAAGATAAAATGAGAGGCTATTTTATTGTAAACGACAAAAAGGATTATTATATGCCTTTTGAAGCTCGATATGGTCAAGCTCATAGATTTACAAAAGTTCCAGAGAAGGCTACCGTTGATTTAAATGGAACCTATCAGGTAGTTTTTTCAGACACAACAAAAGACCGTTTTGATGCAGTCGGTGAATTTATACAACAGGATCAAAAACTCACTGGAACATTTCGTACAGAAACTGGAGATTTTAGATACTTGGAAGGTGTTGTTGAAGGAAATAAGTTTGCTCTTTCTTGTTTTGATGGTGCACATGCTTTTTTATTTGAAGGTGAATTATCTGGGGATTCAATTTCTGGTATGTATTATTCAGGTAAACATTTTAAAACAAATTGGCATGGACATAAAACGAGGAATGGTATTTTAAAGGCAGCAGATGCATCCAGTTATTCGAAGCAATCATTAAATGATTTTCTTTTTAAATTTAGTACGCCCGAAGGAAAAGTAATTGATTTTGCAAGTAAAGAATTATCGAATAAAGTTAAAATTGTTCAAATAATGGGATCCTGGTGCCCAAATTGTAAGGATGAATCCATTTTTTTAAATTCGCTTATCACAGAAAACAAGTTTTCTGATTTATACATTGTTGGATTAGCTTTTGAAAGATATGCTGACAAAGAAAAAGCAATGAATCGGATTAAAAATTTCAAGACAAGTATGAATTTGAATTATGAAATTGCTTATGGTGGATTAGCAAATAGGGATTCTGCAGCTATGGTCTTACCGCAATTATCTGGAATTTCTGCCTATCCTACTACCCTATTTGTAGATCGTCAGAATAAAATTTATAAAGTACATACTGGATTTGAAGGTCCTGCAACTTCAAAGTATGAAGATTATAAAAAGGAATTTCTGGAAACGCTTAATACACTTTTAAACTCGAAATGA
- a CDS encoding SDR family NAD(P)-dependent oxidoreductase produces MKTILISGASSGIGKATAIEFSKSGNYQLILCGRRLDRLNAIKELLETEYKVNIHVLNFDVRSFVACQTAFLSLPKKFQSIDILLNNAGLAKGLDFIHEGDLEDWETMIDTNLKGLLYMTKLVSLGMVERKSGHIINICSTAGKEVYPKGNVYCATKYAVDALTKAIRLDLFLHNIRVSQIAPGHVEETEFALTRFDGDVEKAKIYQDFNPLKSKDVAETIYFIATRPAYVNIQDVLMMGTQQGSSSHINRSGRMFD; encoded by the coding sequence ATGAAAACTATTTTAATTTCAGGTGCAAGTTCAGGAATTGGAAAAGCTACAGCCATTGAATTTTCAAAATCTGGCAATTATCAATTAATCCTATGTGGTAGAAGATTAGACCGATTAAATGCAATAAAGGAGTTATTGGAAACTGAATACAAAGTAAATATTCATGTTTTAAATTTTGATGTGCGTTCCTTTGTTGCATGTCAAACAGCATTCCTTAGCTTGCCAAAAAAATTTCAAAGTATTGATATTCTATTAAATAATGCTGGACTAGCAAAAGGTTTAGACTTTATACATGAGGGTGATTTAGAAGATTGGGAAACCATGATTGATACAAATTTAAAAGGATTACTGTATATGACAAAATTGGTTTCTTTGGGGATGGTTGAGCGCAAATCGGGACATATTATCAATATTTGTTCCACTGCTGGAAAAGAAGTTTACCCTAAAGGAAATGTTTATTGTGCCACGAAGTATGCTGTAGATGCATTAACAAAGGCAATCCGATTAGATTTATTTTTGCATAATATTCGGGTTAGTCAAATTGCACCTGGACATGTGGAAGAAACTGAATTTGCGCTGACACGTTTTGATGGGGATGTAGAAAAAGCTAAAATCTATCAGGATTTTAACCCTTTAAAATCTAAAGACGTGGCAGAAACTATTTATTTTATTGCTACACGGCCCGCCTATGTGAATATCCAGGATGTGCTTATGATGGGAACGCAACAGGGATCCTCTAGCCATATTAATCGAAGTGGGAGAATGTTTGATTAA
- a CDS encoding DUF1801 domain-containing protein, protein MKFQDFHFNNYEEMFAILPENQKLIVENLRTLIFDTIPEIREKLSYNVPFYKLNKNICFIWPGAIPWGKLAKDGVELGFTSGHLLMDTNYLTLGKRKYVSIKTFYKVTEINEYKIRELLQQASEIDHISQLNK, encoded by the coding sequence ATGAAATTCCAGGATTTCCATTTTAATAATTATGAAGAAATGTTTGCAATATTGCCAGAAAATCAAAAATTAATTGTTGAAAACTTAAGAACACTTATTTTTGATACGATCCCAGAAATCCGAGAGAAGCTATCCTATAATGTACCGTTTTATAAGTTAAATAAGAATATTTGTTTCATTTGGCCAGGAGCAATTCCATGGGGGAAGCTAGCAAAGGATGGGGTAGAATTAGGTTTTACAAGCGGCCATTTACTAATGGATACTAACTACCTTACTTTGGGAAAACGAAAATATGTATCCATAAAAACATTTTATAAAGTCACAGAAATAAACGAATATAAAATACGTGAACTATTACAACAAGCATCCGAAATTGATCATATTTCCCAATTAAATAAATAA
- a CDS encoding T9SS type A sorting domain-containing protein, translating to MNQIQSIVYIVLVTFSCLLSCKPEAIQVPETVNLNPPDDNYLMDKLGEPTLDFMELRKNEIESFKNAKSKYRNPLLNFPGNWTVQGPGNLGGRVNTIAINPKNENIIFIGFSHGGAYRTLDGGKNWSAIFDDQITLYISDIAIDPVNTNNIYIATGDHSGGFYCGQGNGIYKSIDNGNSWKNIGLNETKILTEIILDYTNPKIIYVAALGYSYEKNQHRGLYKSIDAGVSWNKILYLNDSAGITDIVMHPKNPGILFAVGWNKLGFNNRGLVSGPDGQIYKSINGGIHWKKITNGLPSDSLNGRIALAISESHPNILYARYVRTFLCNNRLSNNLFALYKSEDTGESWQELPSLLPGSGLECEDFGGFGWYFDKIAINPLDPDDIYLMAIEIFRSVDGGNNWELAANPWSFYDVHADKHDLVFFKNGDYLLGTDGGLYKHINADDSWVDLEDIPTNQVYRVAYNPSEKSNYYGGLQDNGSTGGNATTIKNWERIYGGDGFQMAFKKDDPTIYYAEYQNGALQQYYHGDWRSFTTGLGGPKNWDFPYMISHHNTSKLLAGSNQVYFNEIDTIDNWKVISPNLVNNPRYASRSNPTITSLDESPLNGSVIIAGTINGNVWLTKNFDQAWVNVSAGLPIAYISSVKTSYKNSNTFYVTLSGLRSNDFNSYVYRTTNNGLNWSSIHSDLPSLPVYDLLVYPFRGDSILFIGNHIGVYGSVDSGESWERIGDNMPFIEVFDLAINEAENTLIAGTFGKSIMSFPLKDILKKIVKVSQAKAELSIQLFPNPATDKLNIQIQEPLKNKILRIQILDYLGRLVQNTILDTTKDSFISIEKYATGLYYLNIYASNQKICKSFTKI from the coding sequence ATGAACCAAATACAATCTATCGTATACATCGTACTTGTGACATTTAGCTGTTTACTTAGTTGCAAACCTGAAGCCATTCAAGTACCTGAAACCGTAAATTTGAATCCACCTGATGATAATTATCTAATGGATAAATTGGGTGAACCTACTCTGGACTTTATGGAGTTGCGCAAAAATGAAATAGAATCCTTCAAAAATGCTAAATCAAAATATCGCAATCCTCTATTAAATTTTCCAGGAAACTGGACTGTACAAGGACCCGGTAATCTTGGAGGACGCGTTAACACCATCGCGATTAATCCAAAAAATGAAAATATTATATTTATTGGTTTTTCACATGGAGGCGCCTACAGAACCCTAGATGGAGGTAAAAACTGGTCAGCCATTTTTGATGATCAAATAACCCTTTATATCAGTGATATTGCAATAGACCCCGTTAATACAAACAATATTTATATCGCTACAGGTGATCATAGTGGCGGATTCTATTGTGGTCAAGGAAATGGAATTTATAAAAGTATAGACAATGGAAATAGCTGGAAGAATATCGGACTCAACGAAACAAAAATTCTAACAGAAATTATTCTAGATTATACGAATCCGAAAATTATCTATGTTGCAGCTTTAGGATATAGCTATGAAAAAAATCAACATCGGGGTTTATATAAATCAATCGATGCTGGAGTGAGTTGGAACAAAATTTTGTATTTAAATGATTCAGCAGGTATTACAGATATTGTGATGCATCCAAAGAATCCAGGAATCCTCTTTGCAGTAGGATGGAATAAATTAGGTTTTAATAACAGAGGCCTTGTTAGTGGACCAGACGGACAGATTTACAAATCTATTAATGGTGGTATTCATTGGAAAAAAATTACAAATGGTTTGCCTAGTGATAGTTTAAATGGCCGCATTGCATTAGCGATCTCAGAAAGTCATCCAAATATTTTATACGCTCGATATGTGAGAACATTTCTTTGTAATAATCGATTGTCAAATAATTTATTTGCCTTATATAAATCTGAAGATACTGGCGAATCCTGGCAAGAACTTCCTTCATTACTCCCTGGTTCTGGATTAGAATGTGAAGATTTTGGTGGTTTTGGTTGGTATTTTGACAAAATTGCTATCAACCCTCTTGATCCAGATGATATCTATTTGATGGCAATTGAAATATTTCGTTCAGTAGATGGTGGAAACAATTGGGAACTAGCAGCAAATCCCTGGTCTTTTTATGATGTACACGCCGATAAACATGATTTAGTATTTTTCAAAAATGGCGATTATTTATTAGGGACAGATGGCGGTTTATATAAGCATATTAACGCTGATGATAGCTGGGTAGATTTAGAAGATATCCCAACGAACCAAGTTTATAGAGTAGCTTATAACCCTTCAGAAAAATCGAATTATTACGGTGGATTACAAGATAATGGTTCTACGGGTGGGAATGCAACAACTATTAAAAATTGGGAGCGTATTTACGGTGGTGATGGCTTTCAAATGGCATTTAAAAAGGACGATCCTACTATTTATTATGCTGAATATCAAAATGGAGCACTCCAACAATATTATCATGGTGATTGGAGGTCATTTACAACTGGACTTGGCGGACCAAAAAATTGGGATTTCCCTTATATGATTAGTCACCATAACACATCAAAACTTTTGGCAGGTTCAAATCAAGTCTACTTTAATGAAATAGATACAATCGACAATTGGAAAGTAATAAGTCCCAATTTAGTAAATAATCCACGGTATGCGTCCCGTTCAAATCCTACCATTACGAGTCTTGATGAATCTCCATTGAATGGCTCGGTCATTATTGCAGGAACGATAAATGGCAATGTATGGTTAACTAAAAATTTTGATCAAGCATGGGTAAATGTTTCTGCAGGCTTGCCAATTGCTTATATTTCTTCTGTAAAAACTTCCTATAAAAATTCAAATACATTTTATGTTACGCTCAGTGGTTTGCGCAGTAATGATTTTAATTCATATGTATATAGGACTACTAATAATGGTCTAAACTGGAGTAGTATTCATTCAGATTTACCTTCATTGCCTGTATATGATTTATTAGTGTATCCATTTCGTGGAGATTCCATTTTATTCATTGGGAATCACATAGGGGTTTATGGAAGCGTAGATAGTGGTGAAAGCTGGGAAAGAATAGGCGATAATATGCCATTTATAGAAGTCTTTGACCTTGCCATAAATGAAGCAGAAAACACGCTTATTGCTGGTACTTTTGGAAAATCCATTATGAGTTTTCCACTAAAAGATATTTTAAAAAAGATCGTCAAAGTAAGTCAAGCAAAAGCTGAATTGAGCATCCAGTTATTTCCAAACCCAGCAACAGATAAATTAAATATTCAAATCCAAGAACCATTAAAAAATAAAATACTTCGGATTCAAATCCTTGATTATTTAGGTCGTTTAGTTCAAAATACTATTTTAGATACTACCAAAGATTCTTTTATATCTATTGAAAAATATGCAACTGGATTATACTATCTAAATATTTACGCTTCTAATCAGAAAATATGTAAATCCTTTACAAAGATTTAA
- a CDS encoding acyl-CoA thioesterase, producing MKEKSKKVSESSTEMNELVLPNDTNVLGNLMGGNLMRWMDIASAICASKHCEAHVVTVSVDHLTFQEPIKLGDVVNIKASVTRSFHSSVEVFLEVFTRGVLQNHANKSNQAFFTFVALDDRSMKPKAVPSVIPESDDEKKLYDGAAIRREFRLVVSGRMKPSEATQSKVFLNQI from the coding sequence ATGAAAGAAAAATCAAAAAAAGTTAGTGAATCCAGTACTGAAATGAATGAATTGGTCTTACCCAATGACACCAATGTATTAGGAAACCTAATGGGTGGAAATCTTATGCGCTGGATGGATATAGCATCTGCAATCTGTGCATCAAAACACTGCGAAGCACATGTAGTTACAGTTTCCGTAGACCATCTTACCTTTCAGGAACCCATAAAATTAGGAGATGTTGTAAATATTAAAGCGAGTGTAACCAGATCCTTCCATTCATCCGTAGAGGTGTTTTTAGAAGTTTTTACCAGAGGTGTGTTGCAAAATCATGCAAATAAATCTAATCAGGCATTTTTTACCTTTGTAGCTTTAGATGACCGTTCAATGAAACCAAAAGCAGTACCTTCCGTGATTCCAGAAAGTGATGATGAAAAGAAATTGTATGATGGGGCAGCCATCCGAAGAGAATTTAGACTTGTCGTAAGCGGCCGAATGAAACCATCAGAAGCTACCCAATCTAAAGTATTTTTAAATCAAATTTAA
- the lipB gene encoding lipoyl(octanoyl) transferase LipB, with amino-acid sequence MTDNQNTLTNNSKNLKLIDLGLIDYQKAWDFQTKIHLDLIALKKEIPQTFHHHSLILCEHPHVFTLGKSGAESNLLQPLDKMHEINANFYKINRGGDVTYHGPGQLVAYPILDLDKLFTDVHRFVRLLEKSIMDVLKEYQLDAGRIDGLTGVWIDIHGKVPRKICAIGVHLSRWVSLHGLAFNINSDLNYFNYIIPCGIDPKQKSVTSLAKELNQPIQFEEVKEKFIRHFISNFELIKIL; translated from the coding sequence TTGACTGATAATCAAAATACTTTAACAAATAATTCAAAAAACCTAAAGCTTATAGATTTAGGTTTAATAGACTATCAAAAAGCCTGGGATTTTCAAACTAAAATCCATCTTGACCTCATTGCACTAAAAAAAGAAATACCACAAACATTTCACCACCATAGCCTTATACTTTGTGAACACCCGCATGTATTTACACTCGGAAAATCCGGTGCAGAGTCAAATTTGCTGCAACCATTGGATAAAATGCATGAAATAAATGCAAACTTCTATAAAATTAATAGAGGCGGTGATGTAACATATCATGGTCCAGGGCAATTAGTTGCTTACCCAATATTGGATCTGGATAAGTTATTTACGGATGTACATCGATTTGTCAGACTTTTAGAAAAGAGTATCATGGATGTATTAAAAGAGTACCAGCTAGACGCTGGCAGAATTGATGGACTTACAGGCGTGTGGATAGATATACACGGTAAAGTACCTCGTAAAATTTGTGCTATTGGCGTACACTTAAGCAGGTGGGTAAGTTTACATGGACTTGCATTTAATATTAACTCTGATTTAAATTATTTTAATTATATCATCCCTTGCGGAATAGATCCAAAACAGAAATCTGTTACTTCATTAGCAAAAGAATTAAACCAACCAATTCAATTTGAAGAGGTCAAAGAAAAATTTATTAGACACTTTATTTCAAATTTTGAATTAATAAAAATCCTATGA